GCTCTGGAAATAGCCAAGGCTCGTTTGAGATCGCGTTCCACCTACTCCCCGGTGGAGAAACTGCTCCAACAAGCCCTGCACAACTACCGAAAGGAGCTGGAGAGTCTGCAGGACGCGGTGGATGAGCGCCAGGACCAGGAGAACCCAGAAGTccgggaggaggaggaggaggaaaaccTATATGAACTGGTCATGCAGAATGTGATGGAGGCCAAGAGGCAGCAGACCGACCTATAAGACATGTATTTCCCTGGAACTCGAGCCATTCGTGTGGCCATATATGATCTAGTTGTATATATTGTTCACAAGCGAGACATTGCCAAGCTGAATAAACAGGCCGCAAGTGCACACATTTGCTGGAAATTGAATCGAGAATGGaagaatgggaatgggaatgccGGGTGAAATGGGGTGTATGCTCACTTTCTGTTCCCACTTCAAACAATGATCGAAATGGAGCAAACAACGCATGACGAAACGCAGCCGAAGCGGACCACCTTGTCGCCATCCCAATCATCTAAGTG
This genomic stretch from Drosophila teissieri strain GT53w chromosome 2L, Prin_Dtei_1.1, whole genome shotgun sequence harbors:
- the LOC122614824 gene encoding uncharacterized protein LOC122614824 → MDLIKEINDKYMALEAEIDQKLEKVQAEELKLERQNEQLAETSICAPAPKVLSYEEALLRNTNTLKALEIAKARLRSRSTYSPVEKLLQQALHNYRKELESLQDAVDERQDQENPEVREEEEEENLYELVMQNVMEAKRQQTDL